Within the Heptranchias perlo isolate sHepPer1 chromosome 39, sHepPer1.hap1, whole genome shotgun sequence genome, the region tgaagaaggcatacggaatgctctccgttattagccgaggtatagaatacaaaagcaggaatgtaatgatggaactgtgtaaaacgctggtaaggccacagctggagtattgtgcgcagttctggtcaccacattacaggaaggacataattgctctggaaagagtgcagagaagatttacaagaatgttgccagggcttgaaaattgcagctatgaggagagattggataggctggggttgttttccttggagcagaaaaggctgaggggtgatttgattgaggtgtacaaaattatgaggggcccagatagagtagacaggaagtacctgtttcccctagcggagagttcaagaactaaaggacatagatttaagctgattggcggaaggattagagcggacacgaggaaaaacttttttacccagaggatggtgggtgtatggaattcgctgcccgaattggtggtagaggcagggaccctcaactcttttaaaaagtacctggacctgcacctaaagtgctgtaagctgcagggttacggaccgggtgctggaaggtgggattagaatgggcacctggttgttcttcgagctggcgcggacacgatgggccgaatggcccccttctgtgctgtatcttttctatggttctatgagggacttcagttatgtggagagactggagaagctgggattgttctccttagagcagagaaggttaagaggagatttgatagatgtgtttaaaattatgaagggttttgatagaataaataaggagaaactgtttccagtggcgaagggtcggtaaccagaggacacagatttaaggtgatcggcaaaagagccagaggagacatgaggaaacatttttttacgcagcgagttgttctgatctggaatgcgctgcctgaaagggtggtggaagcagattcaataataactttcaaaagggaattggataaatgcttgaatggaaaaaaattatggggaaagggcgggggaatgggactaattggatagctctttcaaagagccggcactgggatgatgggccgaatggcctcctcctgggctGTGCCCACAATGATACTATGTTTATCAAATTCCCTCTTAAATATTGTGATTGGCTGGGCTTCAATTAGCCActgttaggaacaggaggaggccattcagcccctcgagcctgctccgccattcaattagatcacggctgatctgtatcttaactccatttacccgccttggttccatatcccataTTCACTCGGAATACATTCCATTTTCTAATAACCCTTCACATGAAATGTAGACTCCTCCAGTGTTCCCTCTTTAAGCTTTtaatcctccaatcctggcctctcgcgcatcccccacttccttcgccccaccattggcggccgtgccttcggctgtccgggccctaagctctggaattccctccctgaacctctccacctccctacctCGCAGTTAAACCCTGAAATCCAGAAGTTGATGTCCAAGATGCACTGCCCTTTGTAAACTGCGTGAAAATCACATCTGTCTCACCATTAAAATACATTGGATGGACTGAAGTTTCAGTACTTAACtcatagatatggactaaactcgccaacgAGAGTTAGGGCTTGTGCATTCCAGACCAAGTACCCTTTAATGGCATGGTAGGTCTTAATTACGGCCAAACAACCtctgtggcactgaaaattaactattacaagtgtggagactCATCCCTTcagtttttaattattgttggagattttttttaaaatgtaaatacattttttttttcctttctgtctcttttatctctgtctcttaatccaatctttctttccctctctttatttctctttctggacCTGATATGACCttgaattcaccattctaactCCCTGGTTCTGTCTCAGCGCTGattttaacgatgcttcaatcagaatggttaaggagataaacaggttacttgccctgttcgcaCAGGCCCCTGATATCCCGTAGAGGTGTTTGGATGTCCCGCTgggcaaaaccccatagaaagtctgtgGCCAAGTGCAAATCCAGCCGTTTGTTCACCGCTCACAGTAAATCCTGGCtcgatatctctttatgtggcttggtgtcaaattttgtctcataagaacaacaactacttgcatttatatagcgcctttaacatagtaaaacttcccaaggcgcttcacaggagcgattatcaaataaaatttgacaccgagccacgtaaggagatattaggacaggtgaccaaaaatttggtcaaagaggtaggttttaaggagggtcttaaaggaggagaaagaggcagagaggtttagggagggaattccaaagattggggcccaggcagctgaaggcacggccgccaatggtggagcgattaaaattggggatgcgcaagaggccagaattggaggaacgcagagagcaccaaggagccctagtaaaattgaagtcaatgggaatcagggggaaaactctccagtggctggagtcatacctaggacaaaggaagatggtagtggttgttggaggccaatcatctcagccccaggacattgctgcaggagttcctcagggcagtgtcctaggcccaaccatcttcagctgcttcatcaatgaccatccctccatcataaggtcagaaatggggatgttcgctgatgactgcacagtgttcagttccattcgcaacccctcaaataatgaagcagtccgagcccgcatgcagcaagacctggacaacatccaggcttgggctcataagtggcaagtaacattcgcgccagataagtgccaggcaatgaccatctccaagaagagagagtctaaccacctccccttgacattcaacggcattaccatcgccgaatcccccaccatcaacatcctgggggtcaccattgaccagaaaattaactggaccagccatataaatactgtggctacgagagcaggtcagaggctgggtattctgcggcgagtgactcacctcctgactccccaaagcctttccaccatctacaaggcacaagtcaggagtgtgatggaatactctccacttgcttggatgagtgcagctccaacaacactcaagaagctcgacaccatccaagacaaagcagcccgcttgattggcaccccatccaccaccctaaacattcattcccttcaccaccggcgcactgtggctgcagtgtgtaccatccacaggatgcactgcagcaactccccaaggcttcttcgacagcacctcccaaacccgcgacctctaccacctagaaggacaagagcagcaggcacatgggaacaacaccacctgcacgttcccctccaagtcacacaccatcccgacttggaaatatatcgccgttccttcatcgtcgctgggtcaaaatcctggaactcccttcctaacagcactgtgggagaaccgtcaccacacggactgcagcggttcaagaaggcggctcaccaccaccttctcaagggcaattagggatgggcaataaatgccggcctcgccagcgacgcccacatcccatgaacgaataataaaaaaaaatctcggagggttgtagggctggaggaggttacagagatagggagagggggcgaggctacagagggatttgaaaacaaggatgagaattttaaaactgaggcgttcccggactgggagccaatgtaggtcagcgagcacaggggggtgatgggtgaatgggacttggtgtgaactAGGATAcgggctcctgtgaagcactttgggacattttacttggttaaaggcgctatataaatgcaagttgttgttgtttatggcCCCCTTGTTACCAATAATCTCATGAGATGTCACCGTACATACGTTTAGGAGGGATCCCAAAAAATATTCAAACCCCCTCAACACCAGCTGCCAGTTACTGTGCTACAGGGTCACAGGCTAGAAATGGATGAGAAAGATCTACTTGATCTATTCTTGTTCAGCCATCCAGAAAACCCTGGAATCCAGCTCCTCCCCCACCTTCCCAACCCACCTTCCCAGCCCCACATCACAACACCAATTGCTGTTTCTGAAACGATTCTAGAGTGTTACCTCCGTTATACCACCGAGAAGGCCAGTCCATGAATCTGAAGTGCTGTCTCAAAGCTGTACCTTCTCTGCACTCTCACAGCGAGTGACAGTGaggtctctatccctccctcgacCCCACACAAAGCAAAAAAAGACAGTTCATTTGACTCAGTAAAAGGAAAgagtttgcatttctatagcacctttcgcaacctcaggacgtcccaaagcgctttacagccaatgaagtactttttgaagtgtagtcactgttgtaaagtaggaaaatgcgatagccaatttgcgcacagcaagatcccgcaaacagcaatgagataaatcgcccggtaatctgttttttttactgatgttggttgagggataaataccgaccgggacagcggggagaactcccctgctcctctccgaaatagtggccacgggatcttttacatccgacctgagagggcagacggggcctcggttttaatgtctcatccgaaagacggctcctctgACCTGGGTGTGAACCACAGTCTGCGGTGGTTAATGCAAAGGTTAGGTATCCTGCTATGTAGGAAGTCTGCTTCCTGGGTGTCATGAGCATCTGATGGAGATGTTACATGTGGAAGGAGGTTTGGATTCCCCCAGTTGGTAAACACAATTTAGTTTTTGTGGCTGTTATAATGATTTCCATTCACCAGGCGATCTAATGCAATAGGTTTACGCCATGCAGTCAGTGAGAAAAGCAGCAATCTTGGAAAACATAATTAGCATTACCTCACGGTGAATCACAATGTTTTCAATGAGATTTAATACCGGGGATTATTTCCTGTGTTAGCTAAGTAATGACTGCTCACTTAAACCTTGTAATAAGGGCTGGGTCCACGGTGAGTtcttcctggggtggggggagtataaCTGATTCTACCATTTCCAATGGTCTGGAAACACCCTCCCAGGCCTTAAGTTTCTGACCGCAGGGTATGGACACTTGGCACAGTGCTCGTGAGggtcctccctctgctatttcaATGGAGGCGCCAAAACGGGTTCCCTTAAACTAGCGGAGGGAGGAGGTTGATACGACACGGACATTACACGGACGATATCCCACCGTGCCGCTGGAGTCTCTCGGGCTTAGAAACGATCCCGTCAGACGCCAGCGTTTGGACAGTTGGGTATTTTGTTTCACCTGGTCTGAAATTCTGCCATCGCGTTGGATGCAAGCGAATGGGTGgttgggaaggggggagggggtgattttaacgttGGCCCTTGGCATCGAACGGGCAAGTGCGGACGGGCCGCCTCCACCGGAAGCCCGAGCTCACCCGAGGGCGCCAAGGGAGTGGTGACCTCCCGTCCTGCTCTCCCACAGCAACAAGTCGGCAGCTTCAGCAGGGGCGAGGGAACAGGAGGAGTCAAACTCGACTAGACGAGAGGAGGTGAGGTTCTGTATTCGCCATGACCAAGCTGGAGTTACACTCCTCTGTGGGGTCGTGAACCCTATTACAAATCTGCGATGGTCACTTCCCATTTCCTCTGTCGTCACACAGCCCTGTGGGGATTTTCCGATGGCCAACTTTAAATAGAGCTCATTGCCCCAACAGAGGCACAAACAAACTCAAAACGCATGTGAATCGTGACAGAGCCCGAGGCGACAGACACTACCTGTTCAACAAGAAGCCCGTGAAGATGAGTAACGAGAGCATGCTGTCAGATGTTGAGGCGGGCGAAGGGCTGGTCGAGAAGCAGACTGATGCTAAGAGCAGTCGTCTCTGTCAGACTCTCACCGTGATCACTATTCTGGGCTTGGTGACTTTCTCTTCATATCTGTTACTCTGTCAACTTGGAGTTTTATCTTCAAACCAGGTGCGTAGATttattttagaaaataaattCAGTTCAGTCTTTACCAGCTCCCTACTTCCTTTCTATCTTTCATTCTATctttctcccttttcttccttccttccttcctttctccttttctttctttctctctttctttctttcccccttactttctctctttccctctctctttcccccttactttctctctttccccctttctttcccccttactttctctctttctttcttttccacttactttctctctttccctcttactttctctctttccctctttctttcccccttactttctctctttccccctttctttttctctttctttctctcccacttactttctctctttccctcttactttctctctttccctctttctttcccccttactttctctgtttccctctttctttcccccttactttctttctttaccccttactttctctctttccctcttactttctctctttccctcttactTTCCCCCttactttctctctttccccctttctttctctctttctttctctcccacttactttctctctttcccacttactttctctctttctttccccctcactttctctctttccctctttctttcccacttactttctctctttcccccttactttctctctttccctctttctttccctcttactttctctctttctttcccccttactttctctctttcccccttactttctctctttctccctttctttctctctttctttctttccccctcactttctctctttccccctttctttctttcgttccctctttgtttctttcattctctctttctttctcccattctttctctctttcttttttgcTGTCATTTTTGTTTGTATGAAAATATGTTGTCCAGCATTTTAAAGATTTTAGGAGAAGACAGTTCACTTTGTGCATAAAATTCCTTGCTCGTGGGTAAATATCTCTTAACCAAATCTCTAGTCGTCTATCCTGCTGTCTCTGTGTTAGTTTATAAGTTAGTGAGTAATATATCTCCATATGGATATCTGTCCACCTGTAGAACATAAATTTGCTCTTCCTGTGCTATTTCATGAACCATGTAATCAATTAAAACAATCTGCTCTATTTTTGGGGCAGATTTTGACTTTGagtgataatgtaaaatgggtgatagcaaatcggccgcccgttttacacagaatcatacagcataggaggccattcagcccatcgtacctgtgccggctctttcaaagagctatcccattcctCCTTgcactttccccattgccctccaattttctccccccgatctctcacGTTTTTTTATCTCCATTGATGTAAAACGGGCTACTGATTGGCTATCACCCGACTTACACTATGGCGCAAGGCTCTAAAACCTGACGCCTTTGTGTTTACATTGTATAATCAATGCTATAAAATAACGAGCTTCTTTATTGCTGCACCTCAGCCCTCACTCCCGGTTCAATCTGACTACGTTTTATTTAATCTCTCTGTAAGTCCACCGTTGAATTTGCCCCCCTTGGATTTGGGGTCCAGGTCAAGCTATCTGAAGGAGGTCCTGTCTCTGGACATTTCTCCGTCCTGTCTGACACAGGACGATTAGCCTATTAGCGAAGGGAGAGGGCGTTCAGTAGTGTCACCACCGACatcttcccccaccagaggaagtcgGCAAGTGGTCGATCGCGTGAGATAGGACAAATCTGATCAGTGAAATCTCGTCGGTACAGGAAGGACACACTGCAAAGGTTCGCAGGGCAGGTGTGTCGCTAAGAGTCAATGTGGAAgtctcttaactaccctctgaagtggcctagagaGCCAATCGGAGCAGCTAGCAACGGGCGTAggatcgccaactctggttggacatattcctggaggtgtcatacGGATATATGTACgagcatacgaattaagagcaggagtaggccattcggcccctcgagcctgctcttccatttgataagatcatggctgatctgattgtgacctcaaccctactttcccatctacctactataacctttggctcccctgttaatcaggaatctatctaactccgccttaaagaatattcaatgaccctgcctccaccgctctctggggaagggagttccacagactcacgaccctctgcgagaaaacatttctcctcatctccgtcttcaatgggagaccccttatttttaaactgtggccccgagttctagtctctcccacaaggggaaacatcccctcagcatctaccccttctagtcccctcaggatcttatatgtgtcaataagatcacatctcattcttctaaactccagtgtatacaggcccaacttgtccaacctttcctcataagataaccccctcatcccaggaatcagtcgagtgaaccttctctgaaccgcctccaaagcaattatgtcctttcttaaataaggagaccaaaactgcacacagtattctagatgtggtctcaccaatgccctgtacaactgtagcaaaacatctctacttttatattccattccccttgcaataaatgacaacatgccatttgccttcctaatcacttgctgtacctgcatactaactttttgtgattcatgtactaggacacccagatccctctgtacctcagagtcctgcaatctctctccatttaaataaaataCTGCTTTTCTATCACATGACGTCCTGCCTCTAACGGCCCCgccccactctcccgccattggtaACCCCTTATTCATGATGtcccgccttcccacaccaattgggaaGCAAATGGTCCCgtcgttacccaattggatgattcttgattgtCGGTCAAAGAGACTTTTCTCCCTCttgtccgatatttttataactttgtaaacaaaagtgttcaaagagaaGAAACACTATTTTTTTTCTGCCTGGTATTTTGCTCACAGCGGTGgcctggagattaacctttaattcctggagactccaggacaatcccggagggttgtagggctggaggttgtCACCTTGCATTTCTGtaagcttgagctcattcaaaactctgctgccccgtatcctaactcacaccaagtcccgttctcccatcaccccctgtgctcgctgaccgacattggctcccggtccgggaacgcctcgatttcaaaattctcatccttattttcaaatccctccgtggcctcgccccctccgtttctctgtcacctcctccagccctacaaccctccgagatctctgcgctcctccaattcctgcctcttgcgcatccccgattttcatcgttccaccattggcggccgtgccttcagctgcctgggcccgaagctctggaattccctccctaatcctctccccctctctctcctcctttaagacgctccttaaaacccagcgtTTGGTCACTTGTCTTgttttctccttatgtggctcggtgtcagattttgtctgaaaacactcttgtgaagcgccttggggtcgttttactacgttaaaggcgctatataaatgcaaattgttgttgttgttacagagatagggaggggcgaggccacaaagggatttgaacatatgTCTTTGTTTCCTTCTCTAGAAAGCAGCAGTGACCGTGGAGCCTGTCCAGGCACAGAGTGTGGGAGATGTTCCATCGCTATCTGTTAATCCAGGTGAGTGCTCCCTTCTCATGGTCACCATCATCTGTTGCCAGTTTTCAGTACTTGCACATTACACAAGCGACTCGCCAGGTGATCCAGACTGAGCGTTCAACTCTGCTTTTTCAGGTCTGCCTCGTCTCATGAATGTGGTGGGCAGAGCACCAAAGAAGATTGCAGTCCATCTGACAGGTACGAGACTGCCTCTGTCTATGAATCTAACGCTAGTCTGTCTTCACTCCAGACGTCAGACTCCAGACACCACACTTAGTTACACGTGTAAAATGTTCTTTAACCCAAGGGAGAAGGGAAGCCCGTCCTTGACCTGGAGCCTACAATTTACAATCCACCCACTGACTGAACTCAGAGGTTTACAAACAGCCACAGCTGGCTGTGTTTGCCTATTTGGGCCACTGCCCAAAGGGAGGTTCTTGAGCAGCGACCTCAATGGAACTGGCTGGGTTAGCAGTTAAACATCACAAGCGTGTGGGAGATCCTGCACTCGTGAAGCATTCTCTCTCTGTACAGGTGAAGCACTCTCCCCTTGTGCAGGGGAAGAACTCTCCACCTGTACTGGTGAAGCACTCTCCGCCTGTACTTGTGACGCACTCTCCGCCTGTACTTGTGACGCACTCTCCGCCTGTACTTGTGACGCACTCTCCGCCTGTACTTGTGAAGCACTCTCCGCCTGTACTTGTGAAGCACTCTCCGCCTGTACTGGTGAAGCACTCTCCGCCTGTACTGGTGAAGCAGTCTCCTCCTGTATAGATGAAGTACTTGCTTTCTGTACAGGTGAAGCACTCTCCGCCTGTACAGGTGAAGCACTCTCTCTGCCTGTACAGGTGAAGCACTCTCTCTGCCTGTACAGGTGAAGCACTCTCTCTGCCTGTACAGGTAAAGCACTCTCCGCCTGTACAGCTGAAGCACTCTCTCTGCCTGTACAGGTGTAGCACGCTCCACCTGTACAGGTGaagcactctctccctctgtacagGTGAAGCACTCTCCGCCTGTACAGGTGTAACACTCTCCGTCTGTACAGGTGTAGCACTCTCCGTCTGTACAGGTGAAGCACTCTCCGCCTGTACAGGTGTAACACTCTCCGCCTGTACAGGTGTAGCACTCTCCGCCTGTACAGGTGAAGCACTCTCCGCCTGTACAGGTGTTAACGTACCTTTCTACCCTTGTGATGAATTTCACTctcatcttcttctcctcctctgctCAGCCTCCCCAACCACACGAGGGAAGCGAAAAGTGATGTGGCAGAAGAAGGGAGTCCTCCCTGAGGGCGTGGGGT harbors:
- the LOC137304969 gene encoding tumor necrosis factor-like, whose product is MSNESMLSDVEAGEGLVEKQTDAKSSRLCQTLTVITILGLVTFSSYLLLCQLGVLSSNQKAAVTVEPVQAQSVGDVPSLSVNPGLPRLMNVVGRAPKKIAVHLTASPTTRGKRKVMWQKKGVLPEGVGFRDNSLVIKTPGLYFVYTQVVFYSRGCQDQSIFLSHELAKLSTSYRSKVTLLSAMKSACHAGRHDDPWYRASYQGAVFEFAEGDKIFARVGANTAHYVNTEEGKSYFGLFAL